In a genomic window of Columba livia isolate bColLiv1 breed racing homer chromosome 4, bColLiv1.pat.W.v2, whole genome shotgun sequence:
- the LOC110357623 gene encoding prolow-density lipoprotein receptor-related protein 1-like isoform X1: protein MGRPPSPPLRLLLALLSIFLPPLLLAGTAAGTRRALPAGPTCAASHQATCGAACIPVPWLCDGEQQCPDGMDEQCDVPCGGDPHVWQCDDGRCVSSSWRCDGAADCLDGSDEQDCVCGAKKVQCPGTHHCIPHWELCDRHQDCEDGWDEEGCPQQPCLPGQWQCRNRVCIMADWKCNGIDDCGDSSDEDVCAPCPPGMERCDEGKCILESLMCNDEDDCLDGTDEPSTCGRSCFVRNGGCAETCTDTHWGVQCSCGAGWVLQADGQSCADVDECSLEYSPCSQLCSNTLGAFSCACLQGYTLRHGTTCEVADNATQILVAVGQDLALLDVRTQAYRPLLSTETEPRALVYDLLRETYYWLTEEGELRAHLPGKGTQPLYADATEVNSISVDWFTGQLYWASSHPAAICAGLGDGRGYVTVLGKDVAPEQLTVHPAARSLYWVNRGLRGRTVIAAAGMDGSNRQELAVVSMEEPVGLSLDHVAGRLYWISEYKESIETLQVDGSRRHSFPAVLRSHTEPLGLAVFESRFFWTDGTELVSAAQASPQEHAVLLRAPVSAFTVVHVLQQPPRDTAACAPGLCSHLCLLSPVQPRGYKCACPEGLFLLPSGKCTELSIMYASGKTISLVQVGPGAHSKQLQEWQEPLHLQDVDWQRSVIYGTDDRGTLLRVVGHPGRREAIMTGLPVCSARVDISSGDLYWLACNRRDIGVIQASDMSPHILHRARSSIQHIFLDWQRGSLYWLARGQPLQQLSLAGGAPWDAWNETWPGDLPAAMDSRAFSLLWSSALGLQALSLTKRQAVTLAPSWSHSLVAAFEPYLMSANRTALLLWDRRTLALVLSMPAADVRGVVAFVGSELQAVPPRKGPAQPLPPPVTITTRTTTSTTAAQPTTSTTRPTPSKTTTSLTTTPAPTSKSTTTPTKTTRSTLTKTIQSTSTKTTPAPTTARTTPTKSTTVRPATTASTTTQSLPAKTTAPQPTTTTQHPNSPARVVPPTLPLPSGPAHPLTPVLHLSCPRTHVPCHDGTECVAQEYVCDGEKDCVDGSDEDGCAQLCDTPGAFHCASRAVCVGAGERCDGVPQCPDASDETGCWTPTQECALRCDAATRCIPQSWLCDGHADCLDHSDEQGCVPKECGPAEFSCRSGQCVALVLRCDGDPDCRDGSDEENCAVPRPLVCRAGEVACPRSGECVPEAWRCDGAADCRDGTDEQGCPLEEGLCGDHQWGCSHGHECIPDTWRCDGESDCTDGSDEAGCQLAPCQSHEYPCGLGTCLNASLVCDGRQDCADGSDEGENCSVPCQRSCARLCYPSPKGPRCWCDQGYQLAEDGLSCMDIDECTELGEGVCSQMCLNAPGSYSCGCLPGYLLEPDGHVCKLTGPEPMLLVAVQSEVLSYGLRSGREEVLLTTDKDRVVFSLDYDLVERKIFWMDLATESIRWQDLNLGKKGTLVKGVRSDCIAVDWLGRNLYWTDGAAGQVLATRLEAAWRGTPEYTVVMDGDLDRPHSLVLQPLAGLLYWSEVGSHPRLMEATMDGSRRHVLLAQELGWPTALALDLPTRRIFWLDEKLGSVGSARLDGTSVKVLHLHCVRSPFAAAVCEGQLYWSDRKPWSVQQVDKTTGKNRTVVLKRRGQPHGLQVMHPALRPTAPNPCAARGCSHLCLLSTRHTGQCRCPTGLTLAADETTCLPLRISAFAFLVSPAAVTQVYLKDLPTTAGSQGLPPHRALPLAKVGHLTAVDYAVKDKSLYFAEMEGDSIGLLRLKDSGRLSWKQAVAVEGTVSSLALDWLSGNLYWIGGQPHSIHVAAPGGRWALVLLSKGLHGAAWLALCPRASTMCFVTAASSRGPGATVECAAMDGTGRRAVWRRARAPTGLAFGSAGTRLYWADRERGTISSVELDGSRFRVVREGLHGLSLFAIGEGFLLWSTTSTNGSSKIWHSRLEQAESWWFPMEQELVAMKIYSQFSQEGTNGCAKGNGGCAQLCLPNPAGRQCRCSPGYHLVHGVACTLALPCPAPLQVCPDLQSCISRDQVCDGHPDCADGSDESDCTSVQVGTQVPAVAPSRMSHVEEKKPALPTAAPKPWQPSLSLSTVSGPQEHGEPFLVPPSTEEVLGAVPCSSETCNLRGDCAIEAGQVTCHCALGYRGDYCEEAEVKPVAGPIALGVAVLLLLAAAAMGALTYMRRRDRRMRTSSTASTRVLTLYHRESDPEEEDEEEEELPPKSDTFVNEAYDGKEELPAPLRKGPSHPDTVFS from the exons ATGGGCCGCCCCCCCTCGCCGCCGCTTCGCCTGCTCCTCGCCCTCCTCAGCATCTTtctgccgccgctgctgctggCCGGGACCGCCGCCGGGACCCGCCGCGCCT TGCCTGCTGGCCCCACGTGTGCAGCCTCACATCAGGCCACCTGTggtgctgcctgcatccctgttCCCTGGCTCTGCGATGGCGAGCAACAGTGTCCGGATGGGATGGATGAGCAGTGTG aTGTTCCATGTGGCGGGGATCCCCATGTTTGGCAGTGTGATGATGGCCGGTGCGTGTCCAGCAGCTGGCGTTGCGATGGTGCTGCTGACTGCCTGGATGGCTCTGATGAGCAGGACTGTG TGTGTGGGGCAAAGAAGGTGCAGTGTCCTGGCACCCACCACTGCATCCCACACTGGGAGCTGTGCGATCGGCACCAGGACTGTGAGGACGGCTGGGACGAGGAGGGCTGTCCTCAGCAGCCCTGTCTGCCTGGGCAGTGGCAGTGCAGGAACAGGGTGTGCATCATGGCTGACTGGAAATGCAACGGGATTGATGACTGTGGTGATTCCTCGGATGAAGATGTCTGCG CCCCCTGCCCACCTGGCATGGAGCGGTGCGATGAGGGGAAGTGCATCCTTGAGTCCCTGATGTGCAACGATGAGGATGACTGCCTAGACGGCACGGATGAGCCCAGCACGTGCG GTCGGAGCTGCTTTGTACGCAATGGGGGCTGCGCAGAGAcgtgcactgacacacactgggGAGTGCAGTGCTCCtgtggggctggctgggtgctgcaggcagatgggcagagctgtgctg aTGTGGATGAGTGCTCCCTGGAGTACAGCCCCTGCAGCCAGCTGTGCAGCAACACCCTAGGCGCTTTCAGCTGTGCTTGCCTTCAGGGCTACACACTGCGGCATGGCACCACCTGTGAAGTGGCAG ACAATGCGACACAGATCCTggtggctgtggggcaggacctGGCGCTTCTGGATGTACGGACCCAAGCCTACCGGCCCCTGCTCTCCACTGAGACCGAACCCCGGGCTCTGGTGTACGACCTGCTCCGGGAAACCTACTACTGGCTGACAGAGGAGGGCGAGCTCCGTGCTCACCTCCCAGGGAAGGGCACGCAGCCCCTATATGCAG ATGCCACGGAGGTGAACAGCATCTCTGTGGACTGGTTCACGGGGCAGCTGTACTGGGCCAGCAGCCACCCTGCAGCCATCTGTGCGGGGCTGGGTGATGGCCGGGGCTATGTCACAGTGCTGGGCAAGGATGTGGCACCAGAGCAGCTGACAGTGCATCCAGCTGCCAG GTCCCTGTACTGGGTCAACCGTGGGCTGAGGGGCCGGACAGTCATTGCTGCAGCTGGCATGGATGGCTCAAACCGGCAGGAGCTCGCAGTGGTGTCCATGGAGGAGCCTGTGGGGCTGAGCCTAGACCATGTGGCTGGTAGGCTGTACTGGATCAGCGAGTACAAGGAG TCCATCGAGACGCTGCAGGTGGATGGCAGCAGGCGCCACTCCTTTCCCGCTGTCCTGCGGAGCCACACAGAGCCACTGGGCCTGGCCGTGTTTGAGAGCCGATTCTTCTGGACTGATGGCACAGAGCTGGTGTCGGCTGCCCAGGCCTCTCCCCAGGAGCATGCAGTGCTGCTCCGTGCACCTGTCTCAGCTTTCACCGTGGTGcatgtgctgcagcagcctcccc GGGACACTGCTGCGTGTGCTCCAGGCCTGTGCAGTCACCTTTGCCTCCTGTCCCCTGTGCAACCTCGCGGATACAAGTGTGCATGTCCAGAGggcctcttcctcctgccctcaGGGAAGTGCACAG AGTTGTCCATCATGTATGCATCAGGGAAGACAATCTCCCTGGTGCAGGTGGGCCCTGGAGCACACAGCAAACAGCTGCAGGAGTGGCAGGAGCCACTCCACCTGCAAGATGTGGACTGGCAGAGGTCAGTGATCTATGGGACAGATGACCGTGGGACGCTGCTGCGTGTCGTCGGGCACCCTGGCAGGAGAGAGGCCATTATGACTGGGCTGCCAG TCTGCTCTGCTCGtgtggacatcagctctggggACCTGTACTGGCTCGCATGTAACCGGAGGGACATTGGAGTGATCCAGGCATCTGACATGTCCCCACACATCCTGCACCGTGCTCGCAGCAGCATCCAGCACATCTTCTTGGACTGGCAGCGAGGCTCCCTGTACTGGCTGGCCCGTgggcagcccctgcagcagctgagcctGGCTGGGGGCGCTCCGTGGGATGCCTGGAATGAGACGTGGCCTGGAGACCTGCCTGCAGCCATGGATAGCAGAGCCTTCAGTCTGCTCTGGAGCTCAGCCCTGG GTCTGCAGGCTCTGAGTCTGACCAAGCGGCAAGCAGTCACCCTTGCACCCAGCTGGTCCCACAGCCTTGTGGCTGCCTTCGAGCCATACCTGATGTCAGCAAACAGGacagccctgctgctctgggaCCGGAGGACACTGGCGCTTGTACTCTCCATGCCGGCAGCAGACGTGCGGGGAGTGGTGGCCTTCGTGGGCTCGGAGCTGCAGGCTG TGCCACCAAGGAAGGGGCCTGCCCAGCCACTCCCTCCACCTGTGACCATCACTACAAGGACAACAACAAGCACCACTGCTGCTCAGCCCACCACCTCCACCACAAGACCTACACCAAGCAAGACCACCACTTCACTCACTACTACTCCTGCACCAACCAGCAAGTCTACCACAACACCAACCAAGACTACCCGGTCCACATTAACCAAGACCATCCAGTCCACATCAACCAAGACCACCCCTGCACCAACCACTGCCCGGACCACACCAACCAAGAGCACCACTGTGCGACCAGCCACCACAGCCAGCACCACCACTCAGTCCTTGCCAGCCAAGACCACTGCTCCACAGCCAACTACTACCACCCAGCACCCAAACAGCCCTGCACGGGTAGTGCCACCTACCCTACCCCTCCCATCTGGCCCTGCACACCCCCTGACACCCGTCCTCCATCTGTCCTGTCCCCGCACGCATGTGCCCTGCCATGATGGCACCGAGTGTGTTGCCCAGGAGTATGTGTGTGATGGGGAGAAGGACTGTGTAGATGGCTCTGATGAAGATGGGTGTGCCCAGCTCTGTGACACCCCAG GTGCCTTCCACTGTGCAAGCAGAGCCGTGTGTGTGGGGGCTGGGGAGCGCTGCGATGGGGTACCACAGTGCCCTGACGCCTCAGATGAGACAGGCTGCTGGACCCCCACGCAGGAGTGTGCCCTGCGCTGTGACGCTGCCACCCGCTGCATCCCACAGAGTTGGCTCTGTGATGGCCATGCCGACTGCTTGGACCACAGTGATGAGCAGGGCTGTG TACCAAAGGAGTGTGGCCCGGCCGAATTCTCCTGCCGCAGCGGGCAGTGCGTGGCCCTGGTCCTGCGCTGTGATGGTGACCCAGACTGCCGGGACGGCTCGGATGAGGAGAACTGTGCTGTGCCCCGGCCACTGGTCTGCCGTGCAGGTGAGGTGGCATGTCCCCGCAGCGGGGAGTGTGTGCCAGAGGCCTGGCGCTGCGACGGTGCTGCTGACTGCAGGGATGGCACAGATGAGCAG GGTTGTCCCTTGGAGGAAGGGCTGTGTGGGGACCATCAGTGGGGCTGTTCTCATGGCCATGAATGCATCCCTGATACCTGGCGCTGTGATGGAGAGAGTGACTGCACGGATGGCAGTGACGAGGCTGGCT GCCAGCTTGCCCCCTGCCAGAGTCATGAGTACCCATGTGGACTGGGAACCTGCCTGAATGCATCCCTGGTGTGTGACGGCCGGCAGGACTGTGCGGACGGCTCAGATGAGGGGGAGAACTGCTCTGTGCCCTGCCAGCGGTCCTGTGCTCGTCTCTGCTACCCCTCACCCAAGGGCCCT CGGTGCTGGTGTGACCAGGGCTATCAGCTGGCTGAGGATGGTCTGTCCTGCATGGACATAGATGAGTGCACAGAGCTGGGTGAGGGAGTCTGCAGCCAGATGTGTCTCAATGCCCCAGGGTCCTATAGCTGTGGCTGCCTCCCTGGCTACCTGCTGGAGCCTGATGGCCacgtctgcaaacttactg GACCAGAGCCCATGTTGCTGGTAGCCGTGCAGTCAGAGGTGTTGTCCTACGGCCTGCGGAGTGGGCGTGAGGAGGTGCTGCTGACCACTGACAAGGATCGTGTTGTCTTCTCACTTGACTATGACCTGGTGGAGAGGAAAATCTTCTGGATGGACCTGGCCACAGAGAGCATCCGCTGGCAGGACCTCAACTTGGGCAAGAAAGGCACACTGGTGAAAG GTGTGAGATCAGACTGTATAGCAGTGGACTGGCTTGGGAGGAACTTGTACTGGACAGATGGGGCAGCAGGGCAGGTGCTGGCCACTCGCCTGGAGGCTGCCTGGCGAGGGACACCAGAGTACACTGTGGTGATGGATGGAGACCTGGACCGGCCTCACTCCCTAGTGCTCCAGCCTCTGGCAGG GCTGCTGTACTGGTCAGAGGTGGGGAGCCACCCACGGCTGATGGAGGCCACCATGGATGGGAGTCGGCGGCATGTGCTGCTGgcccaggagctgggctggcccACAGCACTGGCCCTTGACCTCCCCACCCGGAGGATCTTCTGGCTGGATGAGAAGCTGGGCAGTGTCGGTTCTGCACGTCTGGATGGCACCAGTGTGAAA GTCCTGCATCTGCACTGTGTCCGGAGCCCCTTCGCAGCAGCTGTGTGTGAGGGGCAGCTCTACTGGTCGGATAGGAAGCCATGGTCTGTGCAGCAAGTGGACAAGACCACTGGCAAGAACAGGACCGTGGTCCTCAAGCGACGTGGGCAGCCCCATGGCCTCCAG GTGATGCACCCAGCCCTGCGCCCCACGGCCCCGAACCCGTGTGCGGCACGTGGCTGCTCCCATCTGTGCCTGCTGAGCACCAGGCACACCGGGCAGTGCCGCTGCCCCACCGGGCTGACGCTGGCTGCTGATGAGACCACCTGCCTGCCCCTCCGCATTTCAGCCTTTGCCTTCCTGGTGTCACCGGCAGCTGTGACACAG GTCTACCTGAAGGACCTGCCCACAACGGCTGGATCCCAAGGTCTTCCCCCGCACCGGGCACTGCCCTTGGCCAAGGTGGGACACCTGACAGCTGTCGACTATGCGGTGAAAGACAAGAGCCTGTACTTTGCAGAAATGGAGGGTGACTCCATTGGGCTGCTGCGCCTGAAGGACAGTGGCCGGCTGTCCTGGAAGCAGGCGGTGGCCGTGGAGGGCACTGTATCATCCCTGGCCCTGGACTGGCTGAGCGGGAACCTGTACTGGATCGGAGGGCAGCCGCACAGCATCCACGTAGCAGCTCCCGGGGGGCGGTGGGCCCTGGTGCTGCTTAGCAAAGGGCTGCATGGGGCTGCCTGGCTGGCACTGTGCCCTCGTGCCTCCACCATGTGCTTCGTCACGGCAGCCAGCAGCCGTGGGCCTGGTGCCACGGTGGAGTGTGCAGCCATGGATGGCACTGGCCGCAGAGCGGTCTGGAGGAGAGCCCGGGCTCCCACTGGCCTCGCCTTTGGGAGTGCTGGCACCCGGCTGTACTGGGCAGACCGCG AGAGAGGCACCATCAGCAGCGTCGAGCTGGACGGATCCCGCTTCCGGGTGGTGCGGGAAGGGCTGCATGGCCTTTCACTCTTTGCCATTGGAGAAGGCTTTCTGCTCTGGAGCACAACCTCGACGAATG GCTCCAGCAAGATATGGCACAGCCGTCTGGAGCAAGCTGAGAGCTGGTGGTTCCCGATGGAGCAGGAGTTGGTAGCTATGAAGATTTACAGCCAGTTCTCGCAGGAAG GCACCAACGGTTGTGCGAAGGGCAATGGGGgctgtgcccagctctgcctgcccaaCCCTGCAGGCCGGCAGTGTCGCTGCTCCCCTGGCTACCACCTGGTGCATGGGGTGGCATGCACCCTGGCACTGCCCTGCCCAGCTCCGCTCCAGGTCTGCCCTGATCTCCAGAGCTGCATCTCCAGAGACCAAGTCTGCGATGGGCACCCCGACTGTGCTGATGGTTCCGATGAGTCTGACT GCACCTCTGTACAGGTGGGGACGCAGGTCCCTGCAGTAGCACCATCAAGGATGTCCcatgtggaagaaaagaaaccagCCTTACCCACAGCTGCACCCAAGCCGTGGCAGCCCAGCCTCAGCCTGTCCACAGTCTCTGGCCCCCAGGAGCATGGAGAGCCCTTCCTGGTACCCCCCAGCACTGAGGAGGTGCTGGGGGCTGTGCCATGCAGCAGCGAAACATGTAACCTGCGTGGGGACTGTGCCATCGAGGCTGGGCAGGTGACATGCCACTGTGCCCTGGGCTATCGGGGTGACTACTGTGAGGAGGCAGAGGTGAAGCCTGTTGCAGGACCTATTGCCcttggggtggctgtgctccttctgctcgctgctgctgccatgggggCCCTGACCTACATGCGGAGGCGGGACAGGAGGATGAG GACTTCAAGCACTGCTTCCACCCGGGTGCTGACTTTGTACCACCGTGAAAGTGACCctgaggaagaggatgaggaggaggaagagcttCCCCCCAAGAGTGACACCTTTGTGAACGAAGCTTATGATGGGAAAGAG gagctgccagcccCACTGAGGAAAGGACCATCTCACCCAGACACTGTATTTTCATAA